The genomic DNA CAGGCAATATCAGTGATTAAAGTTCTAAAAAAAACCTCATGATTCCGAGATGCATCGGATGGAAGCTCTGCAGCCACATATCTTTCATTGAGTATTACTTCTAGATTTATTGAAAAATTAAAGATCCAATTCTAATAAATCGCATTTTTTACTTCTAAAAAACATATTATCGCTGATTTATCGAGACATTGCTGGATACAAGAAGTATCACCCGTTTTTAGATAATTTTGCCATGCATTTTCACTCATCTGGTTACATGAGTACTGTGAAAAACTGGCACTCCCATTTTTTATGGTGATGTGTGGCTGTAGTGTAATGGCCTGGATTTCACATTTAGTATGCTCATATCCTGAGTGACCACCGCCGGAGTGGGGTGGGCATGCACCGTCTGCGAGATAATGGGTGGCAACACCGAAGCAGTAGCTGGCCTGTTTATAATCTCCCTTAAGATAAT from Methanobacteriaceae archaeon includes the following:
- a CDS encoding zinc dependent phospholipase C family protein; this translates as MKKGLISGLILCTALLSILQPVSAWAAPNHYAIAEEVYYSLPYDAQTKLDLSEMLNGADDPDYKFFDFQNHHYPFSQEKANQWLEKGHNYYLKGDYKQASYCFGVATHYLADGACPPHSGGGHSGYEHTKCEIQAITLQPHITIKNGSASFSQYSCNQMSENAWQNYLKTGDTSCIQQCLDKSAIICFLEVKNAIY